In Nitrospira sp., a single genomic region encodes these proteins:
- the hisIE gene encoding bifunctional phosphoribosyl-AMP cyclohydrolase/phosphoribosyl-ATP diphosphatase HisIE — translation MMMGGSSTTGLKFDEQGLLPAVIQDWLDGTVLMLGYMNQEAIGKTIATRSVHFWSRSRRSLWEKGETSGHKLIVKDLFIDCDRDTILVKAEQVGPTCHTGERACFFSRLDAHGRPQAERTSAAAGGILDAVLRTIMERRTDPQAGSYTTKLFEGGHDKILKKVAEEAGEVLIAAKGGKKDEIIYETADLFFHTLMVLGYHHITLQEILMELGRRFGRSGLRSAESGGAEHG, via the coding sequence ATGATGATGGGTGGCTCCTCGACCACGGGATTGAAGTTCGATGAGCAGGGCTTGCTCCCGGCTGTCATCCAGGACTGGCTGGACGGAACGGTGCTGATGTTGGGCTATATGAATCAGGAGGCCATCGGGAAGACGATCGCGACGAGATCGGTTCATTTCTGGAGTCGTTCCCGACGGTCGCTGTGGGAGAAGGGCGAAACGTCCGGGCATAAGCTGATCGTGAAGGATCTATTCATCGACTGCGACCGGGATACGATATTGGTCAAGGCCGAGCAGGTCGGGCCTACGTGTCACACGGGCGAACGCGCGTGCTTCTTTTCCAGACTCGATGCTCACGGGCGACCTCAAGCGGAGAGGACGTCGGCGGCTGCCGGCGGGATTCTGGACGCGGTGTTGCGGACAATCATGGAGCGTCGGACCGACCCGCAGGCCGGGTCCTACACGACGAAGCTGTTTGAAGGTGGGCACGACAAGATTCTGAAGAAAGTTGCGGAGGAAGCCGGCGAGGTGCTCATTGCGGCCAAAGGGGGCAAGAAGGATGAGATCATTTACGAGACGGCGGATCTGTTCTTTCACACGTTGATGGTTCTCGGATATCACCACATTACGCTGCAGGAAATTTTGATGGAATTGGGGAGGCGATTCGGCAGGTCCGGGCTCAGATCGGCGGAATCAGGAGGAGCAGAGCATGGGTGA
- a CDS encoding histidine triad nucleotide-binding protein produces MGDCLFCKIVDKKIPAAVVHEDDHTLAFDDINPQAPVHTLVIPKRHIDSVHVLDARDEALLGRLLVSCNQVARLKGLTEAGFRLVANTGRDGGQTVSHLHFHVMGGRRMTWPPG; encoded by the coding sequence ATGGGTGATTGTCTTTTTTGCAAGATCGTCGACAAGAAGATTCCGGCGGCGGTGGTTCACGAGGATGATCATACTCTGGCGTTCGATGACATCAATCCCCAGGCTCCCGTCCATACGCTGGTGATTCCGAAACGGCATATCGATTCGGTTCATGTCCTCGACGCGAGGGATGAGGCGTTGCTCGGGCGACTCTTGGTCAGTTGTAATCAGGTCGCTAGGCTGAAAGGATTGACCGAGGCCGGGTTCCGACTTGTCGCCAATACCGGGAGAGACGGCGGTCAGACGGTGTCGCATCTCCATTTTCATGTCATGGGCGGCCGGCGCATGACCTGGCCGCCCGGGTAA
- a CDS encoding putative Ig domain-containing protein has translation MSEFQAISNVRWIILVFLALIFSLNGCNDVSTAPAPPPGPAALEIVSSSPLPSGSIGIRYSTTLAASGGNPSYSWSLASGSPSLPNGLSLNSNGVISGTPTTIQTVTPRFQVVDSSKPTQQVAQKALTISINAVPQPTITAPAVLPNGIVGQAYPLTQLTASGGTPPYTGWTVTPALPSGLVFNTTTGTISGTPLAPSNQSHTFTVTDSFSPTPQDGSRQYTLTITPAPLPLTITTNSPLPNGTVTVAYLPVQLAATGGTPPLSWSVVSGNLPPGLQLNQNTGTISGTPTTPGTFTPTIRVQDVGSPQQSTQKPFSITVVLPGPPSITTTSLPNGSFNSTYNQTLQVTGGVSPRTWGVISGSLPPGLGLNAATGNISGTATQTGTFSFTVQVTDAIPQSDSQPLSITITPPAPPQITTSSLPNGTVTQAYPATQLQASGGTAPLTWDPAVQPALPNGLSWNAGTHTITGTPLNGSQGTTQHVFTVRDSTNPVLTATRTLSLTVNLPAPPNITTTSNSLLPNGTVTKPYSRTLQASGGTGSLTWSIPSGSLPTGLNPINETTGVISGTPSAPGTFNFTARATDTLNQFDDQPLSIVINLPAPPNITTTVLPNGTVGSAYNQTVQASGGTGALTWSISAGSLPTGLNPINPTTGLISGTPSFAGSSNFTVRATDTLNQFDDQPLSITVDLPAPPNITTTSLEDGKVGQAYNNQQVQAVGGIGNLTWKISAGALPPGLDIEQATGVIFGTPTDSVGSPFSFTVEVTDTVPQSDTQALSITINP, from the coding sequence ATGTCAGAATTCCAAGCAATCTCGAATGTTCGGTGGATCATTCTTGTATTCCTCGCTCTCATCTTCAGTTTGAACGGTTGCAATGACGTGTCGACGGCACCGGCGCCACCTCCTGGCCCAGCCGCATTGGAAATTGTCTCCAGTTCGCCGCTCCCCAGTGGCAGCATTGGTATCCGCTATAGTACGACGTTGGCCGCCTCAGGGGGGAATCCTTCCTATTCATGGAGTCTCGCGAGTGGTTCTCCTTCGCTGCCCAACGGCCTCAGTCTGAACTCCAATGGCGTCATCAGCGGCACACCGACGACCATTCAAACCGTCACACCGAGATTCCAGGTGGTGGATTCTTCAAAACCGACCCAGCAAGTTGCACAAAAAGCTCTCACGATTTCGATTAATGCAGTTCCACAACCAACGATCACCGCACCCGCAGTTCTCCCCAACGGTATCGTCGGGCAAGCGTATCCTCTCACTCAATTAACCGCTTCGGGAGGAACTCCCCCCTATACCGGCTGGACGGTGACTCCTGCGCTGCCGAGCGGACTTGTCTTTAACACCACGACAGGAACGATCAGCGGTACCCCCTTGGCTCCCAGCAATCAATCCCACACCTTCACCGTCACCGACTCCTTCTCGCCGACGCCTCAAGATGGATCAAGACAATATACGTTGACCATCACTCCAGCACCGTTGCCGTTGACTATCACGACAAACTCGCCGCTTCCGAACGGCACCGTAACAGTAGCGTATCTTCCTGTACAACTAGCGGCAACAGGCGGTACGCCTCCGTTGTCATGGAGTGTTGTAAGTGGAAATCTGCCGCCTGGCCTTCAATTGAACCAGAACACAGGCACCATCTCCGGAACCCCAACCACCCCGGGAACCTTTACTCCAACCATCCGGGTGCAGGATGTTGGGTCGCCTCAGCAATCAACTCAAAAGCCATTCTCCATTACCGTAGTCCTGCCCGGGCCACCGAGTATCACCACGACGTCGCTTCCCAACGGGTCATTCAACAGTACGTACAATCAGACCTTACAAGTTACCGGAGGGGTCTCACCTCGAACATGGGGAGTCATTTCAGGCTCTCTCCCTCCTGGCCTCGGTCTCAATGCAGCCACGGGAAATATTTCCGGCACGGCGACGCAAACAGGCACCTTTAGTTTCACAGTGCAGGTCACGGATGCTATACCGCAGTCTGATTCTCAACCGCTATCCATTACGATCACCCCACCGGCTCCTCCGCAAATCACCACATCGTCGCTCCCGAACGGCACTGTCACTCAGGCCTATCCGGCAACCCAGCTGCAGGCCTCCGGAGGGACGGCGCCGTTGACCTGGGACCCTGCGGTTCAGCCTGCCCTGCCGAACGGTCTCAGTTGGAACGCCGGTACGCATACCATCACCGGCACGCCCCTAAATGGAAGTCAGGGCACGACTCAACATGTCTTCACAGTCAGAGATTCAACAAATCCTGTACTGACGGCAACAAGGACGTTATCACTGACGGTCAATCTTCCGGCGCCGCCGAATATCACGACCACTTCCAATTCGCTGTTGCCAAATGGCACGGTTACCAAACCCTATAGCCGAACCCTCCAAGCCAGCGGAGGGACGGGATCATTGACGTGGAGCATACCGTCTGGTTCACTCCCGACCGGACTGAATCCCATCAACGAGACGACGGGTGTGATTTCTGGTACCCCTTCGGCCCCAGGAACATTCAATTTTACTGCGAGAGCGACGGACACGTTGAATCAGTTTGATGACCAACCTCTATCAATTGTGATCAATCTCCCGGCCCCGCCGAATATCACGACCACGGTGCTTCCGAATGGAACGGTTGGCAGTGCCTACAATCAAACTGTGCAGGCAAGTGGGGGAACCGGCGCCCTCACGTGGAGCATCAGTGCTGGCTCTCTACCCACGGGTTTGAACCCAATCAACCCCACAACTGGTCTGATCTCCGGCACACCATCATTTGCAGGCTCTTCCAATTTCACGGTACGAGCCACCGACACGTTGAATCAATTTGATGATCAACCTCTTTCCATAACAGTTGATCTTCCGGCCCCGCCGAATATCACGACCACTTCGCTTGAGGACGGAAAGGTTGGTCAGGCATACAACAATCAGCAGGTTCAAGCTGTTGGCGGGATCGGAAATCTTACTTGGAAAATAAGCGCGGGAGCGCTACCACCAGGGCTCGACATAGAACAGGCAACGGGGGTGATCTTTGGCACGCCTACCGATTCAGTGGGCAGCCCATTCAGCTTCACAGTAGAAGTCACCGACACGGTTCCACAATCTGATACACAGGCTCTATCCATTACGATCAATCCTTGA
- the hisH gene encoding imidazole glycerol phosphate synthase subunit HisH: MIAIIDYDMGNLRSVSKAFEAVGHRAVVTRDAKLIDDATRVVLPGVGAFGDCMANLERYGLVQTIRKSIQSGKPFLGICLGLQLLFTESEEFGRHEGLGIIPGKVRRFAAGPAVKVPHMGWNQVNFRTACPLFDGIRDGADWYFVHSYFVDPVDPSIIGTTTTYGIPFASSIWRDNVVACQFHPEKSQSVGLRLMRNFGVWK; the protein is encoded by the coding sequence ATGATCGCCATCATCGACTACGACATGGGTAATCTCCGCAGCGTCTCCAAAGCCTTTGAGGCTGTCGGGCACCGGGCTGTGGTGACGCGCGACGCGAAGCTGATCGACGATGCCACCCGGGTCGTCTTGCCCGGTGTCGGGGCATTCGGTGATTGCATGGCGAACCTCGAGCGGTACGGCCTGGTTCAGACCATTCGAAAGAGTATTCAGTCCGGGAAGCCCTTTCTCGGGATTTGCCTCGGACTGCAGTTGCTGTTTACGGAGAGTGAAGAGTTCGGTCGGCACGAGGGGCTCGGCATCATTCCCGGCAAGGTAAGGCGGTTTGCGGCCGGTCCGGCCGTCAAGGTACCGCATATGGGATGGAACCAAGTCAATTTTCGGACCGCCTGTCCTCTGTTCGATGGAATTCGCGACGGGGCGGACTGGTATTTTGTCCATTCCTATTTCGTCGATCCGGTAGATCCGTCGATCATCGGTACGACGACGACGTACGGGATTCCCTTTGCTTCGAGTATCTGGCGTGACAACGTCGTCGCATGTCAGTTTCACCCGGAGAAGAGTCAATCCGTCGGATTGCGTTTGATGAGGAATTTCGGGGTCTGGAAGTGA
- the hisA gene encoding 1-(5-phosphoribosyl)-5-[(5-phosphoribosylamino)methylideneamino]imidazole-4-carboxamide isomerase, producing the protein MLVIPAIDLKDGRCVRLRQGDMAAETVYSEDIPAVARRWQAQGAAVIHVVDLNGAVEGEPRNLPQIELVMRHVDVRIQVGGGIRNIQTVRRYLTSGVSRVVLGTAALTDRAFLEQACKEFPRRILLGLDARDGKVAIKGWTAVSGRLATDVLKEVSGCELGAVIYTDIARDGMLVGPNLRALQEVVERSSFPVIASGGITKLEDLVAVQALGPCIEGAIVGKALYDGKLDLSSAIAAVGAGG; encoded by the coding sequence ATGCTCGTCATTCCGGCCATCGACTTGAAGGACGGGCGCTGTGTCCGTCTGCGGCAAGGCGACATGGCGGCCGAGACAGTCTATTCGGAAGACATTCCTGCCGTCGCCCGCCGGTGGCAAGCGCAGGGTGCCGCCGTCATCCATGTCGTGGATCTGAATGGTGCGGTCGAGGGAGAGCCGAGAAACCTTCCGCAGATCGAACTGGTGATGCGGCACGTCGATGTCAGGATACAAGTGGGCGGAGGCATCCGGAACATTCAGACCGTGCGTCGCTATCTGACGTCCGGCGTGTCGCGCGTGGTCCTCGGCACCGCGGCGCTCACGGATCGTGCCTTTCTTGAGCAGGCTTGCAAGGAATTTCCCCGGCGCATTCTTCTCGGACTCGACGCGCGAGACGGCAAGGTGGCCATCAAGGGGTGGACGGCCGTCTCCGGCCGTCTGGCCACGGATGTGCTCAAGGAGGTGTCGGGCTGCGAACTCGGCGCCGTGATCTATACCGATATCGCCCGTGACGGAATGTTGGTTGGGCCCAATCTACGGGCGCTGCAGGAAGTGGTCGAACGTTCCTCCTTTCCGGTTATTGCGTCGGGCGGTATCACCAAACTTGAGGATCTTGTGGCGGTCCAAGCCCTGGGTCCTTGCATCGAGGGAGCGATCGTGGGGAAGGCCCTCTACGATGGCAAGCTGGATTTGTCTTCGGCGATTGCCGCCGTAGGCGCAGGAGGTTAA
- the dnaG gene encoding DNA primase: MGRGLISEDIINQIRDRVDITEIVGQHVSLVRAGQNLKGLCPFHQEKTPSFTVSSSRQMFHCFGCGAGGNVFTFLTRITGGSFPEVVRDLGCKVGIDVPDTADSGPAQAQNARLELLNRSAAAWFHRNLRDERLGEEAREYLRRRGIEQPTIDRFGVGVAPGEWDGLLKALAKEGFQQTELAAAGLIIGRDNGSGFYDRFRARVMFTISDLRKRIVGFGGRVLGDGTPKYLNSPDTPLFKKGHTLFALDLAREAIARTKTVIVVEGYFDAIALHQAGLIHTVATLGTALTTDHIHVLRRFASNVILLFDPDPAGVRAALRGLDLFVNSGLGVKVVSLPVGEDPDTFVRSCGPEAFARLEEQAPSLLDFALEQSLQSAQGGTVEGRIRSVDDVLRILQKSEHPIEREERMRIVAERLGINQQRLIERYPALASQDKRRPPGGKPEGRPAPLWRGAPEERDVVYFLLQGQLSPLDVRRLRPETFTVSACRTLVERALAHVGQDGRVGLQHLLDTVADDPECGPLATELSMLEQHFDDVRAHLQDCLDRLDRKYAEAALRELIVRLKAAERDGRTEEARALNVQVNELRLRKAGQPPVLSLVKE, encoded by the coding sequence GTGGGCCGAGGCCTGATTTCTGAGGACATCATCAATCAAATCAGGGATCGGGTCGACATCACGGAGATTGTCGGGCAACACGTGAGCTTGGTCAGGGCCGGCCAGAATTTGAAGGGGTTATGCCCCTTTCACCAGGAAAAGACTCCCTCGTTTACCGTCAGTTCTTCTAGACAAATGTTTCATTGTTTCGGCTGCGGCGCCGGGGGCAACGTCTTTACTTTTCTGACCCGCATCACCGGCGGAAGTTTCCCCGAAGTCGTTCGAGACCTGGGATGCAAGGTTGGCATCGACGTTCCGGACACCGCGGATTCTGGGCCCGCCCAGGCTCAAAATGCTCGCCTCGAGTTGCTGAACCGAAGCGCCGCCGCCTGGTTTCACCGAAATCTTCGCGATGAGCGTCTTGGCGAGGAGGCGCGTGAGTATCTTCGCAGGCGGGGGATTGAGCAACCCACGATCGACCGTTTTGGGGTTGGTGTGGCACCGGGAGAATGGGACGGGCTGCTCAAGGCTCTGGCCAAGGAAGGATTTCAACAGACCGAACTGGCAGCCGCCGGATTGATCATCGGGCGCGACAACGGGTCCGGATTTTACGACCGCTTCCGTGCACGGGTGATGTTCACGATCTCCGATCTGCGCAAGCGCATCGTGGGATTCGGGGGACGGGTCCTTGGCGACGGCACCCCAAAATATCTGAATTCACCGGACACCCCGCTGTTCAAGAAGGGGCACACACTTTTTGCCTTGGATCTGGCGCGCGAGGCTATCGCGCGGACCAAGACCGTGATCGTCGTCGAAGGATACTTTGATGCCATCGCTCTGCATCAGGCGGGGCTGATCCATACCGTTGCCACCTTGGGAACCGCTCTGACGACCGATCATATTCACGTGTTACGCCGGTTTGCGTCAAACGTCATACTGCTCTTCGATCCCGATCCAGCCGGTGTCCGTGCCGCATTGCGAGGACTTGATCTGTTTGTGAACAGCGGGCTCGGCGTCAAAGTCGTGTCGCTTCCCGTGGGCGAAGATCCAGACACGTTCGTCCGGTCATGCGGTCCGGAGGCGTTCGCGCGGCTGGAGGAACAAGCACCGAGCCTTCTGGATTTTGCACTTGAACAGAGTCTGCAGTCGGCGCAGGGAGGCACGGTGGAAGGTCGGATCCGGAGTGTGGACGACGTGTTGCGGATTCTCCAGAAGAGTGAACATCCGATCGAACGGGAAGAGCGCATGAGAATCGTCGCCGAGCGTCTCGGCATCAATCAACAACGCTTGATCGAACGATACCCCGCGTTGGCGTCGCAGGACAAGCGGCGTCCGCCCGGCGGCAAGCCTGAGGGGCGTCCCGCACCGCTCTGGAGGGGAGCGCCTGAAGAGCGCGATGTGGTGTATTTCCTGCTGCAGGGGCAATTGTCTCCTCTCGATGTGCGGCGACTTCGGCCTGAAACGTTTACGGTATCGGCCTGTCGAACCTTGGTCGAGCGGGCGTTGGCGCATGTCGGTCAGGACGGCCGAGTGGGATTGCAGCATCTGCTGGATACGGTCGCCGACGATCCAGAGTGCGGCCCCCTGGCGACGGAATTATCCATGCTGGAGCAGCACTTCGACGATGTGCGTGCGCACTTGCAGGATTGCCTTGATCGGCTCGATCGAAAATATGCGGAAGCGGCCTTACGGGAGCTGATCGTGAGGCTCAAGGCCGCTGAGCGCGACGGACGAACGGAAGAAGCGCGCGCGCTCAATGTGCAAGTCAATGAACTGCGGTTGCGGAAAGCCGGTCAGCCGCCTGTCCTGTCATTGGTCAAGGAGTAA
- a CDS encoding putative Ig domain-containing protein — MSHERTESHLPSLVLLVFHLSIVTACNDVSTAPEPPPGPTALAIQSGSPLPSGSIGIRYSTTLAASGGNPAYSWSLVGGSPSLPNGLSLSSTGVISGTPTTIQTVTSKFQVVDSSTPTPQVAQQTLTISINAVPQPTISAPATLANGIVGRPYPQTQLTASGGTPPYTGWTVTPALPSGLVFNTATGTISGTPSAPSNQSHTFTVTDSFSPTPQDGSRQYTLTITPAPLPLTITTDSLRSGTQLQTYSDTVVATGGTSPLTWTVVSGTLPPGLQLNQSNGAIAGTPTTFGTFTPAFRVQDSGAPQQSSQKPLTITINQPAPLSITTGSLSNGVLSQPYDQTVQATGGSGSRTWSFQGGTIPNLSMNPSTGRISGNPTPTGNFTFTVQVTDALFVATKQFTIAVIPPPPPSIIAPTSLPVGTVNAPYPSTTLQASGGAPPLSFQPVGMPFGLSFDPATAMITGTPTSAGTANVTFTVHDSTTPFNQTGSKMYAMTVNSALTINSDDSTSPLPVGTTSRPYNTALVASGGTGPSTYAWSIANGGSTPAPGLSLSSDGLISGQPTTTGTFGRTYRVQDRNGVTATKALTLKVSTELTIESDDVGKPLAVGFETQIYSTTLSASGGTPPYTWSVSPTLPAGLSLDTVAGVIAGIPEQGTAVVPPQKFLLTVRDSVNQSVSKALTLTIISCGC; from the coding sequence ATGTCTCATGAACGAACTGAATCACATCTCCCTTCGCTGGTCCTGTTGGTTTTCCATCTCTCGATAGTGACCGCCTGCAACGATGTCTCCACGGCGCCCGAACCTCCACCGGGGCCGACGGCCCTCGCGATTCAGTCGGGCTCCCCGCTGCCGAGCGGCAGCATCGGCATCCGTTACAGTACGACCCTGGCCGCCTCAGGCGGGAACCCCGCCTATTCTTGGAGTCTCGTCGGTGGATCTCCTTCGTTGCCCAACGGCCTTAGTCTGAGTTCCACCGGTGTCATCAGTGGCACACCGACGACCATACAAACTGTCACATCGAAATTCCAAGTGGTGGATTCTTCGACGCCGACCCCGCAAGTTGCACAACAGACTCTCACCATTTCGATTAATGCCGTCCCGCAGCCGACGATCTCCGCGCCTGCAACGCTCGCCAACGGTATTGTCGGTCGGCCTTATCCCCAGACTCAGTTGACAGCTTCGGGAGGAACTCCCCCCTATACCGGCTGGACTGTGACTCCTGCGCTGCCGAGCGGACTTGTCTTTAACACCGCGACAGGTACGATCAGCGGTACCCCCTCGGCTCCCAGCAATCAATCCCACACCTTCACCGTCACCGACTCCTTCTCGCCGACGCCTCAAGATGGATCAAGACAATATACGTTGACCATCACTCCAGCACCATTGCCCTTGACCATCACAACCGATTCTCTGCGATCCGGAACTCAGCTTCAGACCTATAGCGATACAGTCGTGGCGACAGGAGGGACCTCACCGCTGACATGGACGGTTGTGAGCGGCACACTGCCTCCTGGACTTCAACTGAACCAGAGCAACGGTGCAATTGCGGGAACACCCACGACCTTCGGAACATTCACCCCAGCCTTTCGAGTGCAAGATAGCGGTGCTCCGCAGCAATCATCACAAAAGCCACTCACCATTACTATTAACCAACCAGCTCCACTCAGTATTACGACCGGATCCCTCAGCAACGGTGTGTTGAGTCAGCCCTACGATCAGACCGTTCAGGCTACTGGTGGTTCAGGCTCCAGAACATGGAGTTTTCAAGGTGGCACGATCCCAAACCTAAGCATGAACCCATCGACCGGCAGGATTTCCGGTAATCCGACGCCGACAGGCAATTTTACATTTACGGTCCAGGTTACGGATGCGCTGTTCGTCGCCACGAAACAATTCACGATAGCCGTGATTCCGCCGCCGCCGCCGAGCATCATCGCGCCTACCTCGCTTCCAGTCGGCACCGTCAATGCGCCCTATCCAAGCACGACCCTTCAGGCCAGCGGAGGTGCGCCACCCTTGTCGTTCCAGCCGGTGGGTATGCCGTTCGGCCTATCGTTCGACCCGGCAACAGCGATGATCACAGGAACTCCGACCAGCGCGGGCACGGCGAACGTCACATTCACCGTTCATGATTCCACCACCCCCTTTAACCAGACCGGCAGCAAGATGTACGCCATGACGGTCAACTCGGCGCTCACGATCAATAGCGATGACTCTACTTCGCCGCTGCCGGTCGGCACAACCAGTCGCCCATATAACACCGCTCTGGTCGCATCCGGTGGAACTGGACCGTCAACGTATGCCTGGTCTATCGCAAACGGTGGATCGACACCCGCGCCTGGCTTGTCTCTGAGCTCAGATGGCCTGATCAGCGGCCAACCGACTACGACAGGAACGTTTGGCCGAACCTACCGTGTGCAGGACAGAAACGGAGTGACCGCCACAAAAGCACTCACGCTGAAGGTCAGTACTGAACTGACAATCGAATCTGATGATGTCGGTAAGCCTCTTGCCGTCGGCTTCGAAACTCAGATTTACTCGACGACGCTATCTGCTTCTGGAGGGACTCCCCCTTACACCTGGTCAGTAAGTCCTACGCTACCGGCAGGACTCTCCCTGGATACGGTCGCTGGCGTGATCGCAGGTATTCCCGAGCAAGGTACTGCTGTGGTTCCACCTCAAAAATTTCTGCTTACGGTCAGAGATTCGGTCAATCAATCAGTAAGCAAGGCGCTGACCCTTACGATCATCAGTTGCGGCTGCTGA
- a CDS encoding OmpA family protein produces the protein MIRAAILGAGGSALLLLAAVCIPRHLPQSPAPPMIPASFHARIENGMLTLRGTLPNTSSLGRILQGAHARYDAAHVQIVDQLTVDSKVSPARWIDSLPAVLPVLQQMNGRGSMIIDGRSLVLSGKVASEQSKVDVLRAIAPITATGLELEDHILASSSTPAAAMPARPSRASLQSRLNAVLSRNRIEFESNQASLTATGRATLDQLLPILRDAPPQTEIEIAGHTDGYGAPDYNLTLSRRRAEAVRDYFVKHGLTQRFIPIGYGSTKPQSNERTQASLKKNRRIELQVKGNGDA, from the coding sequence ATGATCCGCGCAGCGATTCTCGGCGCAGGCGGGAGTGCGCTCCTACTGCTGGCCGCAGTGTGCATCCCTCGCCACCTTCCGCAGAGCCCCGCACCGCCGATGATTCCCGCCAGTTTTCACGCGAGAATCGAAAACGGGATGCTGACGCTTCGCGGCACGCTTCCCAATACCTCCAGCCTGGGAAGAATTCTCCAGGGCGCCCATGCCCGTTACGACGCCGCCCACGTTCAGATCGTCGACCAATTGACCGTGGACAGCAAGGTCTCACCGGCCCGGTGGATCGATTCCTTGCCCGCAGTGCTTCCTGTTCTGCAACAGATGAACGGACGCGGCTCCATGATCATCGATGGTCGCTCTCTGGTCCTGAGTGGAAAGGTCGCATCCGAACAGTCCAAGGTCGATGTTCTCCGGGCCATCGCCCCCATCACCGCAACCGGCCTCGAGTTGGAAGATCATATCCTGGCTTCCTCGTCGACACCTGCTGCCGCGATGCCGGCTCGACCATCGCGAGCTTCACTGCAATCGCGCCTGAACGCCGTTCTCTCCCGCAACCGGATCGAGTTCGAATCCAACCAGGCGAGTCTGACCGCCACCGGACGGGCCACATTGGATCAGCTCCTGCCCATCCTGCGCGACGCACCGCCGCAGACGGAAATCGAGATCGCGGGACATACCGACGGGTACGGCGCACCGGATTACAATCTGACCCTCAGTCGCCGCCGGGCCGAAGCAGTCCGCGATTACTTCGTGAAACATGGACTGACCCAGCGCTTCATTCCCATCGGATACGGTTCGACCAAACCCCAGTCCAATGAGCGCACACAAGCCTCGCTCAAGAAGAATAGAAGAATCGAACTGCAGGTGAAAGGGAACGGTGACGCATGA
- the hisF gene encoding imidazole glycerol phosphate synthase subunit HisF, with protein MLTKRIIPCLDVKDGRVVKGVGFVDLRDAGDPVEVATAYDREGADELCFLDITASHENRKTILDVVERTAARVFMPVTVGGGVRTVEDIRALLNAGADKVSINTAAVQRPEFVKEAAQRFGTQCIVVAIDAKRRDDGARWGVFTHGGRNATVLDAVEWAKQVEDYGAGEILLTSMDEDGRQSGYDLGLTSAVSETVSIPVIASGGVGTLEHLYEGFVRGKADAVLAASIFHFRTFTIPQAKAFLRGRGLPVRIVQELEGG; from the coding sequence ATGCTGACCAAGCGCATCATTCCCTGCCTCGACGTCAAGGATGGGCGCGTCGTCAAGGGCGTCGGTTTCGTCGATCTTCGCGATGCCGGCGATCCGGTTGAAGTCGCGACAGCCTACGATCGCGAAGGCGCTGATGAACTCTGTTTTCTCGATATCACGGCATCGCACGAAAACCGCAAGACGATTCTTGATGTCGTGGAACGCACGGCTGCCCGTGTCTTTATGCCCGTGACGGTCGGAGGCGGGGTGCGGACGGTCGAGGATATCCGGGCGTTGTTGAACGCAGGCGCGGACAAGGTCAGTATTAATACGGCCGCGGTGCAGCGACCCGAGTTCGTAAAAGAGGCCGCACAACGGTTCGGCACGCAGTGCATCGTCGTGGCGATCGATGCGAAACGCCGTGACGATGGTGCCCGTTGGGGAGTCTTCACGCACGGCGGTCGAAATGCCACCGTGCTCGATGCAGTCGAATGGGCCAAGCAAGTGGAAGACTACGGAGCCGGAGAAATTCTCTTGACCAGCATGGATGAAGACGGGCGGCAAAGCGGATATGACCTCGGATTGACCTCGGCAGTCTCGGAGACGGTGTCGATTCCCGTGATCGCGTCCGGGGGAGTCGGGACATTGGAACACCTGTACGAGGGCTTCGTTAGAGGCAAGGCGGATGCGGTGCTCGCTGCGTCGATCTTTCACTTCCGGACGTTCACGATCCCGCAAGCCAAGGCGTTCTTACGAGGCCGCGGCCTTCCCGTGCGGATCGTCCAGGAGTTGGAAGGCGGATGA